From the Streptomyces syringium genome, one window contains:
- a CDS encoding cysteine dioxygenase family protein, with translation MTTPTAALTTARLDQLVDDVRAAVGRGLPPDTTAYLVGERLAGHLGAPDLLTDEQREGDPDRYRQHILHAESDGSFSVVALVWLPGQQTSVHDHVSWCVTGVHEGQESERRYRLVPDGTTARLVATEDVVNGQGDVCGFAPPGDIHRVRNSCSSKAISIHIYGADVARLGSSVRRVYDLPVGEL, from the coding sequence ATGACCACACCCACCGCAGCCTTGACGACCGCTCGCCTCGACCAGCTCGTCGACGACGTCCGGGCGGCCGTTGGCCGTGGCCTGCCGCCCGACACGACGGCGTACCTCGTCGGCGAACGGCTCGCGGGCCACCTCGGCGCCCCCGACCTGCTCACCGACGAACAGCGCGAGGGCGACCCCGACCGCTACCGCCAGCACATCCTGCACGCCGAGTCCGACGGCAGCTTCTCCGTCGTCGCGCTCGTGTGGCTGCCCGGCCAGCAGACGTCCGTCCACGACCACGTCTCGTGGTGCGTCACCGGTGTCCACGAGGGCCAAGAGAGCGAGCGCCGCTACCGTCTCGTTCCCGACGGCACGACGGCCCGCCTCGTCGCCACCGAGGACGTGGTCAACGGCCAGGGCGACGTCTGCGGCTTCGCGCCGCCCGGCGACATCCACCGCGTGCGCAACTCCTGTTCGTCCAAGGCGATCTCCATCCACATCTACGGGGCCGACGTCGCCCGTCTCGGCTCCAGCGTCCGGCGCGTCTACGACCTGCCGGTCGGCGAACTGTGA
- a CDS encoding LysR family transcriptional regulator — protein MFDSRHIRTFHEVVKAGSYSAAARSLGYTQPAITQQMKALERSVGTPLFIRVGRRMRLTEAGEALSRHAETILDSLTAAQAQMGSLTRLRSGRVRVCAFPSASATLIPETVARLAIDHPGVRVELQESEPPDSLHRLVRGECDITLAFTYPGLREQVPEELVEIPLMEDQLTVLLPIGHPLARRRAVKLADLAEERWIAGCLRCRTNFLHECAEQGFAPDIAFTTDDNLVVQSLVAEGLGVAMMPGLVLSFLRHDKITGRALDPACRRQVSAYVLRDHLRIPATALVMDGLKAVAARRVGC, from the coding sequence GTGTTCGACTCCCGGCACATCAGGACGTTCCACGAAGTGGTCAAGGCCGGTTCCTACTCGGCGGCCGCTCGCTCGCTGGGCTATACGCAACCCGCGATCACGCAGCAGATGAAGGCCCTCGAACGGTCCGTCGGCACCCCGCTCTTCATCCGTGTCGGCCGCCGGATGCGGCTCACCGAGGCCGGTGAGGCCCTCTCGCGGCACGCCGAGACCATCCTCGACAGCCTCACCGCCGCCCAGGCGCAAATGGGTTCCCTCACCCGGCTGCGCTCCGGGCGGGTGAGGGTCTGCGCCTTCCCCAGCGCCAGCGCCACGCTCATACCCGAGACGGTGGCCCGCCTCGCCATCGACCACCCCGGCGTCCGGGTCGAGCTCCAGGAGAGCGAACCCCCCGACTCGCTCCACCGTCTCGTGCGCGGCGAGTGCGACATCACCCTCGCCTTCACCTATCCCGGCCTGCGGGAACAGGTCCCCGAGGAGCTCGTCGAGATACCGCTCATGGAGGACCAGCTCACCGTTCTGCTGCCGATAGGGCATCCGCTCGCCCGCCGGCGCGCCGTCAAACTCGCCGATCTCGCGGAGGAGCGCTGGATCGCGGGCTGTCTTCGCTGCCGCACCAACTTCCTGCACGAGTGCGCCGAGCAGGGTTTCGCGCCCGACATCGCCTTCACGACCGACGACAATCTCGTCGTCCAGTCGCTCGTCGCGGAGGGGCTCGGCGTCGCGATGATGCCCGGCCTCGTCCTGTCCTTCCTCCGCCACGACAAGATCACCGGGCGGGCGCTGGACCCGGCCTGCCGCCGCCAGGTCTCCGCCTACGTCCTCCGCGACCACCTCCGCATCCCCGCCACCGCGCTCGTCATGGACGGGCTGAAAGCGGTCGCCGCCCGCCGCGTCGGATGCTGA
- a CDS encoding alpha/beta fold hydrolase, whose product MPPYVSHFTSFDGTDLAYSVREARDGSTVPPLVCLAGGPGRDAAYLGDLGGLDAHRTLIVPDSRGTGASPTAADPGAYAFPSLAQDLEALRAHLDVPRFALLAHDAACATAQAYAASHGEHLSHLVLVTPGSRLQGELPDDAEQIFESRATEPWWKDAYVAVHMLGSATDMAEVRSLLLRAAPLAYGRWDTPQRTHAATEGDQLNPVPRAGFWQGVDEPARLALLAALREVECPTLVVTGDRDGVTGMRAGEAVAESIPNAALRPLHGVGHYPWVDEPEMFRPVVEQFLAGAGLDEPR is encoded by the coding sequence ATGCCCCCCTACGTTTCACATTTCACGTCCTTCGACGGCACGGACCTGGCCTACAGCGTGCGGGAAGCGCGTGACGGTTCGACGGTCCCGCCGCTGGTCTGCCTGGCCGGCGGACCGGGCCGCGATGCGGCATACCTGGGCGATCTGGGCGGCCTCGACGCGCACCGCACCCTGATCGTCCCCGACAGCCGCGGCACGGGCGCCTCCCCGACGGCCGCGGACCCCGGCGCGTACGCCTTCCCCTCTCTGGCCCAGGACCTGGAGGCGCTCCGCGCCCACCTGGACGTCCCGCGCTTCGCGCTGCTCGCCCACGACGCGGCGTGCGCGACGGCCCAGGCGTACGCGGCCTCGCACGGGGAGCACCTTTCGCACCTGGTCCTGGTCACCCCCGGCTCCCGCCTCCAAGGCGAACTCCCCGACGACGCCGAGCAGATCTTCGAGTCCCGCGCCACGGAACCCTGGTGGAAGGACGCGTACGTGGCCGTCCACATGCTGGGCTCGGCGACGGACATGGCAGAGGTCCGCTCCCTCCTCCTCCGCGCGGCCCCCCTGGCCTACGGCCGCTGGGACACCCCCCAACGCACCCACGCGGCCACCGAGGGCGACCAACTGAACCCGGTCCCCCGCGCCGGCTTCTGGCAGGGCGTCGACGAGCCGGCCCGCCTGGCCCTCCTCGCGGCCCTGCGCGAGGTGGAGTGCCCGACGCTGGTGGTCACCGGCGACCGGGACGGCGTGACGGGCATGCGCGCGGGCGAGGCGGTCGCCGAGTCCATCCCGAACGCCGCGCTGAGGCCGCTGCACGGGGTGGGCCACTACCCGTGGGTGGACGAGCCGGAGATGTTCCGCCCGGTGGTGGAGCAGTTCCTGGCGGGGGCGGGCCTCGATGAACCCCGATGA
- a CDS encoding DUF4190 domain-containing protein, producing MTQRAMFPPHQRPPTSPHDRDGAGTAALVLALSTWMLTTVDGGIFLVIPVGIAAIVCGVVGVRRAKRGEASNGCMARVGLALGSVITVPTTCFLMWLIVGLHDAYA from the coding sequence ATGACACAACGAGCCATGTTCCCGCCGCACCAGAGACCGCCCACGTCGCCGCACGACCGCGACGGCGCGGGCACGGCGGCGCTGGTTCTCGCTCTGTCGACGTGGATGCTGACCACCGTGGACGGGGGGATATTCCTGGTGATCCCGGTCGGCATCGCCGCGATCGTCTGCGGTGTGGTGGGCGTCCGCAGAGCCAAGCGCGGTGAGGCGAGCAACGGCTGCATGGCTCGCGTGGGGCTCGCTCTCGGATCCGTCATCACCGTCCCGACGACCTGCTTCCTGATGTGGCTGATCGTGGGGCTGCACGACGCCTACGCGTGA
- a CDS encoding phage holin family protein has protein sequence MTEENQRKIGLLAGIALSAGLLPGVTLGGDSLPDTLLTAALTALLFMILTTLVDTTPAFTRPKVPVVLLILGAAGWLQDTLIWLLAAWLFDLAGGDLHVNGFAAAALAGLVTRTVLWAALWVLPLKGAEAERERVAG, from the coding sequence ATGACTGAAGAAAACCAGCGCAAGATCGGCCTGCTGGCGGGCATTGCGCTGTCCGCGGGCCTCCTTCCCGGAGTGACCCTCGGCGGCGACAGCCTGCCGGACACCCTCCTGACGGCGGCCCTGACCGCCCTCCTCTTCATGATCCTGACCACCCTCGTGGACACCACCCCGGCCTTCACCCGCCCCAAGGTCCCGGTGGTCCTCCTCATCCTCGGAGCGGCCGGCTGGCTCCAGGACACCCTGATATGGCTCCTGGCCGCCTGGCTCTTCGACCTGGCGGGCGGCGACCTCCACGTGAACGGCTTCGCCGCGGCGGCCCTGGCGGGCCTGGTCACGCGAACGGTCCTGTGGGCCGCGCTGTGGGTACTCCCCTTGAAGGGGGCGGAAGCGGAGCGGGAACGAGTGGCCGGCTGA
- a CDS encoding Imm50 family immunity protein, producing the protein MWTEFLENSAGIEGVYAGTPPVLEAVHIHEIGLNRDGPVLKLRFDLPEYPAKAPKKWESQGYNTVQVELCLGGVRDIALDGFSSDPIADIVLSGGEVIDVEVVSSDTRIRASADTVFISSISAYLDAG; encoded by the coding sequence ATGTGGACCGAATTTCTGGAAAATTCTGCAGGCATTGAAGGTGTCTATGCGGGGACTCCTCCGGTGCTGGAGGCCGTGCATATTCATGAGATTGGCTTGAATAGGGATGGGCCGGTGCTGAAATTGCGATTCGACCTTCCTGAATATCCGGCCAAAGCCCCGAAGAAATGGGAATCTCAGGGGTATAACACCGTTCAGGTGGAGCTCTGCCTCGGCGGGGTACGTGACATCGCATTGGATGGCTTCAGCAGTGACCCAATCGCTGACATCGTCTTGAGTGGCGGTGAAGTGATTGACGTAGAGGTGGTGTCGAGTGACACCCGGATCCGGGCGTCTGCCGATACTGTCTTTATCTCAAGTATTTCCGCATATCTGGACGCCGGTTGA
- a CDS encoding DUF6531 domain-containing protein — MSFADEAKNALEKIGLHWPDGDPGKLRKAAAAWQTFADSVDAVRTPVNNTAGALIRNNKGEAIDAFEVFWSRYAGDGGKGWLSDIAKAAREMATGLEKLAKAIEDAVDKLQNALAINGAVIVAGFGLAAFTLGASAEASAVAAAGIIRLGATMGVTISAVAAEIAATTLIAAAFSGVESVAVNLAVAQPMKIAAGLQGGFSLPEVNAAAKDGMLFGGMFGGALGGVGALTRNAALAGGYRNLLKSNLRPNIVELPAAARPTCSIKCDLDPIDVATGAMLLPQTDVTLPGDLPLVVERTHLSSYRAGGWFGPSWASTLDERVQLDAEGVVFAAADGMRLVYPVPDPSTPALPVKGPRWPLSWDGTPDGALTITDPFTGVVRTFGGASPTDVPGAVQLPLESVQDRNGARIDIERSLGGVPTGIRHTGGYYVAVDTQGPRVTALRLLDKAPSLYEPREDFGGGTVLVRYGYDDAGNLAEVINSSGKPLRFTYDAEGRITSWTDRNATSYSYVYDSRGRVVRTEGSDGFLSGALSYDDESRTTTVTDSVGRQRTYRHNADCQVVEEIDPLGHTTLTEWDARGDQRLSITDPLGRTTRYAYDEAGNLHRATLPDGSTAQATYNPLCQPTEVIEPAGARWLHTYDERGNRLTTTDPAGAETSYSYDDSGRLTAVTDALGHTHRITFNPAGLPLAVVDPLGHTTTVRRDAFGRVTEAIDPLGHTTRMGWTTEGKPLWREQPDGTRETWTWDGEGNLLTHTDPAGNTTEHTHTHFDLQASRTDPNGTRYDFAYDTELRLTGVTNPQGLTWSYDYDAAGRLVSETDFNGRTLAYTHDAAGALLSRINGAGESLHFTRDLLGRTTEQRSDAGETTTYAYDVSGSLIRTANADAEITWERDALGRPLTETVNGRTTRYTYDALGRRTQRTTPSGLLSEWTYDAAGRPVELGSDAGSLTFTYDAAGRETGRRIGEGATLTQTWDATDRLTTQTITGHHQAADRLLQHRSYAYRADGYLTEIRELTSGTRRFDLDRTGRVTSVSAHGWSETYAYDGAGNLTHATAPEHPAPGDREFSGTLIRRAGRTAYEHDAQGRLVRKTRKLLNGQTRTWTYQWNAEDRLTEAVTPEGERWRYAYDPLGRRTAKQRLSDDGSVEEETTFAWDGTRLAEQSALDGKTVTWEYAPGTHRPVTQTDHNPTASRVADDSLLSKFTGSTQREFDARFHAIITDLVGTPTELVSPAGDLAWQHRTTLWGTHLPAPPEGAVDCPLRFPGQYHDAETGLDYNHFRYYDPEAYRYIAPDPLGLEPSPNHHSYILNPYSWADPLGLAPDGCSVPPARKYSPSRNSAFRDAKRDLGIPMSQQPDDLRMVPMTDRTGRQIMGDNGQPVMTREYIYTREDGKRVIVQDHSAGHDFGEGGVGNQGRHLNVRPYENPRTGKVPGTAQHYEY; from the coding sequence GTGAGTTTTGCGGACGAGGCGAAGAACGCCCTCGAGAAGATAGGCCTGCACTGGCCGGACGGTGATCCGGGCAAGCTGCGCAAGGCCGCTGCCGCTTGGCAGACATTCGCTGACAGTGTCGATGCGGTGCGTACGCCCGTGAACAACACGGCCGGCGCGCTCATACGCAACAACAAGGGCGAGGCGATTGACGCCTTCGAGGTCTTCTGGAGCCGCTACGCGGGCGACGGAGGAAAGGGCTGGCTGAGCGATATCGCGAAGGCCGCACGGGAGATGGCGACGGGCCTCGAAAAGCTGGCGAAAGCCATCGAGGACGCCGTCGATAAGCTTCAGAATGCTCTCGCCATCAATGGCGCGGTCATCGTCGCCGGTTTCGGCCTTGCGGCGTTCACCTTGGGAGCCTCTGCCGAAGCGTCTGCCGTCGCGGCCGCGGGGATCATCCGACTGGGTGCCACGATGGGTGTCACCATCTCTGCTGTCGCCGCCGAGATCGCGGCCACGACTCTCATCGCCGCCGCCTTCTCCGGGGTGGAGTCGGTAGCCGTCAACCTGGCCGTCGCGCAGCCGATGAAGATCGCCGCCGGGCTGCAAGGCGGTTTCAGCCTGCCTGAGGTCAATGCCGCCGCGAAGGACGGCATGCTGTTCGGCGGGATGTTCGGCGGAGCGCTGGGCGGTGTGGGCGCCCTCACGCGCAATGCAGCCTTGGCCGGCGGCTACCGTAACCTGCTCAAGAGCAACCTCCGGCCCAACATCGTCGAGCTCCCGGCGGCCGCCCGGCCCACGTGTTCGATCAAGTGTGATCTGGACCCGATCGATGTCGCGACCGGGGCCATGCTGCTGCCGCAGACCGACGTCACGCTGCCCGGTGATCTGCCGCTGGTCGTGGAGCGCACCCATCTGTCCTCGTACCGGGCAGGTGGCTGGTTCGGCCCCTCCTGGGCCTCCACGCTCGATGAGCGCGTTCAACTGGACGCTGAGGGCGTGGTGTTCGCCGCAGCCGATGGCATGCGGCTGGTGTATCCGGTGCCGGACCCTTCCACCCCCGCCCTCCCGGTCAAGGGGCCGCGATGGCCGCTGTCGTGGGACGGCACACCCGATGGTGCCCTCACCATCACCGACCCGTTCACCGGAGTCGTACGCACCTTCGGTGGCGCCTCACCCACCGATGTTCCCGGCGCGGTGCAGCTGCCGCTGGAAAGCGTGCAGGACCGCAACGGGGCACGCATCGACATTGAGCGTTCCCTGGGGGGTGTCCCGACCGGGATCCGGCACACGGGCGGCTACTACGTGGCCGTCGACACCCAAGGCCCGCGCGTCACCGCCCTGAGGCTGCTGGACAAGGCGCCATCGCTCTACGAGCCGCGGGAGGACTTCGGCGGCGGTACGGTCCTGGTCCGCTACGGCTACGACGACGCGGGCAACCTCGCCGAGGTCATCAACTCCAGCGGCAAGCCGCTGCGTTTCACGTACGACGCCGAAGGCCGGATCACCTCCTGGACCGACCGCAACGCCACCTCGTACAGCTACGTCTACGACTCACGCGGTCGTGTCGTACGCACCGAAGGCAGTGACGGTTTCCTCTCCGGCGCCCTGTCCTACGACGACGAGTCCCGCACCACCACCGTCACCGACTCCGTGGGGCGCCAACGTACGTACCGGCACAATGCCGACTGCCAGGTCGTCGAAGAGATCGACCCGCTGGGGCACACCACCCTCACGGAGTGGGATGCGAGGGGCGACCAGCGCCTGTCGATCACCGATCCACTCGGCCGCACCACGCGCTACGCATACGACGAGGCCGGAAACCTCCACCGTGCCACCCTGCCCGACGGCTCAACGGCACAAGCGACCTACAACCCGCTGTGCCAGCCGACCGAGGTCATCGAACCGGCCGGAGCCAGGTGGCTGCACACCTATGACGAACGGGGCAACCGCCTCACCACAACGGACCCGGCAGGCGCGGAAACCAGCTACAGCTACGACGACTCCGGCCGCCTGACCGCTGTCACCGACGCCCTCGGCCACACCCATCGCATCACCTTCAATCCGGCCGGTCTGCCCCTGGCCGTCGTCGATCCGCTCGGTCACACCACGACGGTCCGTCGTGATGCCTTCGGCCGGGTCACCGAAGCGATCGACCCGCTGGGCCACACCACCCGGATGGGATGGACCACCGAGGGGAAGCCGCTCTGGCGCGAACAGCCCGACGGCACCCGCGAGACGTGGACGTGGGACGGCGAGGGCAATCTCCTCACTCACACCGACCCCGCAGGCAACACCACCGAGCACACCCACACCCACTTCGACCTCCAGGCCTCCCGAACCGACCCCAACGGCACGCGGTACGACTTCGCCTACGACACCGAACTGCGCCTGACCGGAGTCACCAATCCGCAGGGGCTGACCTGGTCGTACGACTATGACGCGGCGGGCCGGTTGGTTTCCGAGACCGACTTCAACGGCCGCACGCTGGCCTACACCCACGACGCGGCGGGCGCGCTCCTCTCCCGAATAAACGGTGCGGGTGAATCCCTGCACTTCACCCGTGACCTGCTGGGCCGCACGACCGAGCAGCGCTCTGACGCGGGCGAGACGACCACCTACGCCTACGACGTCTCGGGCAGCCTGATCCGCACGGCCAACGCGGACGCCGAGATCACTTGGGAGCGCGACGCCCTCGGTCGCCCGCTGACGGAAACCGTCAACGGCCGCACGACGCGCTACACCTATGACGCCCTGGGGCGTCGCACCCAGCGCACCACACCGTCCGGTCTGCTGTCCGAGTGGACCTACGACGCGGCGGGCCGGCCGGTCGAGCTGGGCAGCGACGCGGGATCGCTGACCTTCACCTATGACGCCGCAGGCCGCGAGACCGGGCGCCGCATCGGCGAGGGTGCGACCCTCACCCAGACCTGGGACGCGACCGACCGCCTCACCACGCAGACCATCACCGGCCACCACCAGGCGGCGGACCGCCTGCTCCAGCACCGCTCCTACGCGTACCGGGCGGACGGCTACCTCACTGAGATCCGCGAACTCACGTCGGGCACGCGCCGCTTCGACCTCGACCGGACGGGGCGAGTCACTTCGGTGAGCGCCCATGGTTGGTCGGAGACCTACGCCTACGACGGCGCGGGCAACCTCACGCACGCCACGGCGCCCGAGCACCCGGCGCCGGGGGACCGCGAATTCTCAGGGACCCTCATCCGCCGTGCCGGCCGCACGGCATACGAGCACGACGCGCAGGGCCGCCTCGTCCGCAAGACGCGCAAGCTGCTCAATGGCCAGACGCGGACGTGGACGTACCAGTGGAACGCGGAGGACCGCCTGACCGAGGCGGTGACCCCGGAGGGGGAGCGGTGGCGGTATGCGTACGACCCGCTCGGGCGCCGGACAGCCAAGCAGCGACTGTCGGACGACGGATCGGTGGAGGAAGAGACGACCTTCGCTTGGGACGGCACGCGCCTCGCTGAACAGTCGGCACTCGATGGCAAGACGGTCACTTGGGAGTACGCCCCTGGTACTCACCGCCCGGTTACCCAGACGGACCACAATCCGACTGCGTCTCGGGTGGCGGATGACTCCCTGCTGTCGAAGTTCACCGGCTCCACGCAGCGCGAGTTCGACGCCCGTTTCCACGCCATCATCACCGACCTCGTCGGCACACCGACAGAGCTCGTCTCACCTGCGGGTGACCTGGCCTGGCAGCACCGCACCACACTCTGGGGAACCCACCTGCCGGCTCCGCCGGAGGGAGCTGTCGACTGCCCTCTCCGTTTCCCGGGGCAGTACCACGATGCCGAAACGGGCCTGGACTACAACCACTTCCGCTACTACGATCCCGAGGCTTACCGTTACATTGCTCCGGACCCTTTGGGCTTGGAGCCTTCGCCCAATCACCATAGCTATATTCTCAATCCCTACTCCTGGGCCGATCCGCTGGGCTTGGCGCCGGACGGTTGTTCGGTCCCGCCGGCGCGCAAGTACTCGCCCAGCAGGAATTCTGCCTTCCGAGACGCCAAGCGGGATCTGGGCATCCCCATGTCACAGCAGCCGGATGACCTGCGTATGGTGCCTATGACTGACCGAACGGGACGTCAAATAATGGGAGACAACGGGCAGCCTGTTATGACACGTGAGTATATTTACACAAGGGAAGACGGTAAGCGGGTGATCGTCCAGGACCACTCGGCTGGTCATGATTTTGGAGAGGGTGGGGTGGGGAATCAGGGCCGCCACCTCAATGTCAGGCCGTATGAGAATCCTCGAACCGGCAAGGTGCCGGGAACCGCACAGCACTATGAATACTGA
- the mycP gene encoding type VII secretion-associated serine protease mycosin produces the protein MSATTILAAFAVSVGSAQAADTLRSQQWYLDAMHAEEMWQTSTGAGVTVAVIDSGVDAELPDLRGQVLPGEDFSGIAGGAHSDYEGHGTSMAVLIAGTGKSNAGSGSFGLAPGVKILPLRVISDKAPATQKLPGVAMSDAIRFAADSEAKIINISMGGPGEVPEQKKAVEYALSKGKLVFASVGNRGRKDNAVVFPAAFPGVVGVAAVDEDIKATAESEHGPQVDLAAPGDNMVTTCKGGTGICRGHGTSDATALASASAALLWSVHPDWTANQITRVLINTAGGPQNGDKRSDSIGYGVVRPRIALKNPGDPGPADVNPLPGPNYASPAPQATASRATGGMPGRSTANPADKADGLLSTRNVLAAGGAAVVAVAVAVSVGLKRRRRSRQM, from the coding sequence GTGTCCGCGACCACCATCCTTGCTGCTTTCGCTGTGTCCGTTGGATCGGCGCAGGCTGCTGACACTCTCCGCTCGCAACAGTGGTACCTGGACGCGATGCATGCTGAGGAGATGTGGCAGACGAGCACGGGTGCCGGTGTGACAGTGGCCGTCATCGACAGTGGTGTGGACGCGGAACTGCCAGACCTCCGGGGGCAAGTTCTCCCTGGCGAGGACTTCTCCGGGATCGCGGGAGGCGCCCACTCGGACTATGAAGGCCATGGGACGTCGATGGCAGTACTCATCGCAGGAACTGGTAAGAGCAACGCAGGTTCCGGATCCTTCGGCCTCGCGCCCGGGGTCAAGATTTTGCCTCTGCGGGTTATCAGTGACAAAGCCCCTGCGACCCAGAAGCTTCCGGGCGTAGCCATGAGTGATGCGATCCGGTTCGCTGCGGATTCCGAGGCCAAGATCATCAACATTTCGATGGGGGGCCCAGGGGAGGTCCCGGAACAAAAGAAGGCAGTGGAATATGCCCTGTCCAAGGGGAAGCTGGTGTTCGCGAGCGTCGGAAACCGCGGCCGCAAGGACAACGCTGTTGTCTTTCCCGCCGCATTTCCAGGAGTGGTAGGCGTAGCGGCAGTCGACGAGGACATCAAGGCGACAGCCGAGTCGGAACACGGCCCGCAAGTAGACCTCGCCGCCCCAGGCGACAACATGGTCACGACCTGCAAGGGCGGCACCGGGATCTGCCGAGGCCACGGCACCAGTGACGCCACCGCCCTGGCTTCCGCCTCCGCCGCCCTCCTATGGTCCGTCCACCCCGACTGGACCGCCAACCAAATCACCCGCGTCCTCATCAACACCGCCGGCGGCCCCCAGAACGGCGACAAGCGCAGCGACTCGATCGGCTACGGCGTAGTCCGCCCCCGCATCGCCCTCAAAAACCCGGGGGACCCGGGCCCCGCGGACGTGAACCCTCTCCCGGGCCCCAACTACGCCTCACCCGCACCGCAGGCAACCGCGTCCCGAGCCACCGGCGGCATGCCCGGACGTTCCACCGCGAACCCCGCCGACAAAGCCGACGGCCTGCTCTCGACGCGCAACGTCCTCGCAGCAGGCGGCGCAGCCGTAGTCGCCGTGGCGGTCGCCGTATCCGTAGGGCTCAAGAGGCGTCGTAGGTCACGCCAGATGTAG